From Solanum lycopersicum chromosome 8, SLM_r2.1, the proteins below share one genomic window:
- the LOC101255616 gene encoding long-chain-alcohol oxidase FAO4A-like encodes MDQKMTQNCCFLSKSSRSVIEYLGALSSNQLDSLTTLCDTFVPSIHDANSYGHQDQGNIDDDDSYAKFLQTSASMNGTPQHIAWMINNRLQHPKMNLCRLALWLLSTRIGTFILCGKASLSTQFPYLQTFSNISPKKREESVKSWATSCFKLLRILFFAAKILVLLVFYTQVNDENKNSSWKALGYSGPDPDFKKQKQENMNSKKKDDQPFGPLHEGIISLKNSQKIIFHRLQELGFSVSKPHNFNNARRSTECPAFIIECDAVVVGSGSGGGVIAGILANAGHKVIVLEKGSYLARSNLSLLEGPSMDQMYLGSGLLITQDMDVMLLAGSTVGGGSTVNWSASIQTPRHVLKEWSESYNLRLFESELYKEAMEIVCEKMGVQSEIEDEGFQNMILRKGCQELGYPVETIPTNAPSDHYCGWCSMGCKDGKKKGTSETWLVDLVKSGNGAILPECEALEVIHEEKNGNSGKSKAIGVAFAFQNIEGMREICMVKSTVTIIACGALSTPSLLIKSGLKNPNIGRNLHLHPVVIAWGYFPDSPSNSNETWPKAEKKSYEGGIMTAMSKVVANFEGSGYGAVIQTPGLHPGMFSALMPWVSGLDFKMRMSKYSRTAYIFALARDKGSGEAFSPYSVSYKLDQTDEENLKAGLEKTLRILAAAGAEEIGTQQEKGRSLKVNEASTKEFERFVREESSIEIGKHSVPICSAHQMGSCRMGTDPKTSVVNSKGETWEVEGLFLGDSSVCPTAIGVNPMVTIQAISYCTAQSVLQLLKNQKLG; translated from the exons atggatcagaaaatgacacaaaattgttgttttttgtCCAAAAGCAGTAGGAGTGTAATTGAGTACTTGGGGGCACTTTCCTCTAACCAATTGGACTCTCTTACTACTCTTTGTGACACTTTTGTACCTTCAATTCATGATGCTAATTCCTATGGTCATCAAGATCAAGgcaatattgatgatgatgattcttACGCAAAGTTCCTCCAAACTTCAGCATCCATGAATGGAACTCCTCAACAT ATAGCATGGATGATAAACAATAGATTGCAACATCCAAAGATGAATTTGTGCAGATTAGCACTATGGCTATTATCAACAAGGATTGGAACATTTATACTTTGTGGTAAAGCAAGCTTGTCAACTCAATTTCCATATTTACAGACATTTTCTAACATTTCTccaaagaaaagagaagaaagtgTCAAATCATGGGCAACAAGTTGTTTCAAACTCCTAAGAATTCTTTTTTTTGCTGCTAAAATTCTGGTTCTCCTTGTATTCTACACTCAG gTGAATGATGAAAACAAGAATTCATCATGGAAAGCACTTGGCTACTCTGGACCTGATCCAGATTTCAAGAAgcaaaaacaagaaaacatgaacTCAAAAAAAAAGGATGATCAACCATTTGGACCACTTCATGAAGGAATCATAAGTCTAAAAAATTCACAGAAAATAATATTCCATAGGCTACAAGAACTAGGATTTTCTGTATCAAAACCGCATAATTTCAACAACGCGAGGAGAAGTACAGAGTGCCCTGCATTCATAATTGAATGTGATGCTGTGGTGGTTGGTTCAGGTTCTGGTGGTGGAGTTATAGCTGGTATTCTTGCAAATGCTGGACACAAAGTAATTGTCCTAGAAAAAGGAAGTTATCTTGCAAGAAGTAATCTTTCACTTCTTGAAGGGCCTTCAATGGATCAAATGTACCTTGGAAGTGGACTACTAATAACTCAGGACATGGATGTTATGCTACTTGCTGGATCAACTGTTGGTGGTGGCTCGACGGTTAATTGGTCAGCTTCGATTCAAACTCCACGACATGTGCTAAAAGAATGGTCCGAAAGCTACAATCTTCGGTTGTTTGAAAGTGAACTCTACAAGGAGGCTATGGAGATTGTGTGTGAAAAAATGGGAGTTCAGTCAGAAATTGAAGATGAAGGGTTTCAAAACATGATTTTGAGAAAAGGGTGTCAAGAGTTGGGGTATCCAGTGGAAACAATCCCTACAAACGCGCCCTCGGATCATTATTGTGGATGGTGCAGCATGGGTTGCAAAGATGGGAAGAAAAAAGGCACATCTGAGACATGGTTAGTCGATTTGGTGAAATCAGGTAATGGCGCAATACTTCCTGAATGTGAAGCATTGGAAGTGATCCATGAAGAAAAGAATGGAAATTCAGGAAAAAGTAAAGCTATTGGAGTTGCATTTGcatttcaaaatattgaagGGATGAGAGAAATTTGTATGGTGAAATCAACAGTCACAATAATAGCTTGTGGTGCTCTTAGCACTCCTTCATTGCTCATAAAGAGTGGCTTAAAGAATCCAAATATTGGCAGAAACTTACACCTCCATCCAGTCGTTATCGCATGGGGATACTTCCCAGATTCACCATCAAATTCTAATGAAACATGGCCGAAAGCAGAGAAGAAAAGTTACGAAGGAGGGATAATGACAGCCATGTCTAAAGTTGTGGCGAATTTCGAAGGATCAGGATATGGTGCAGTCATACAGACACCAGGATTGCACCCTGGAATGTTTTCAGCACTAATGCCATGGGTTTCAGGACTAGATTTCAAGATGAGGATGAGTAAATATTCAAGAACAGCATATATCTTCGCGTTGGCAAGGGACAAGGGATCAGGGGAAGCATTTTCACCATATTCAGTAAGTTACAAGTTGGATCAAACTGATGAAGAAAATCTAAAAGCAGGCCTAGAGAAGACATTAAGAATCTTGGCAGCTGCTGGTGCAGAAGAGATTGGAACTCAACAAGAAAAAGGGAGGAGTTTGAAGGTGAACGAAGCAAGTACGAAGGAGTTTGAGAGATTTGTGAGAGAAGAAAGTTCAATAGAAATTGGAAAACATTCAGTTCCTATATGTTCAGCACATCAAATGGGAAGTTGTAGAATGGGAACTGATCCAAAAACTTCAGTGGTTAATTCCAAAGGAGAAACATGGGAAGTAGAAGGTTTATTTCTTGGTGATTCAAGTGTGTGTCCAACAGCTATTGGAGTAAATCCAATGGTCACAATTCAGGCCATTTCTTATTGCACTGCACAATCTGTGCTCCAACTTCTCAAGAATCAAAAGTTGGGGTGA
- the LOC101255324 gene encoding uncharacterized protein, with amino-acid sequence MHNFSMYFCSSTMKPCTRGLSTNVKAPILFLKNSKSASFVKWAPLFKCSPVVALSTARCSHSTVHAPSSPVIQSDSNSTVLHIPEEKFEGVEKTLEKVIYSCRFFAILAVWGSLIGSFLCFIKGCSCVIASFQGYFASRANVIVHLVEAIDIYLLGTVMLVFGMGLYELFISNLDKGKSMSGETTPYRSNLFGMFTLKERPRWLEITTVSGLKTKIGHVIVMLLLIGLFDKSKKAVIHSPFDLLCFAASVLLCSCCLYLLSRLTDEN; translated from the exons ATGCACAATTTCTCTATGTATTTTTGTTCTTCCACCATGAAACCTTGCACTAGAGGTTTATCTACAAATGTTAAAGCTCCAATCTTGTTTTTGAAGAACTCAAAATCAGCTTCATTTGTGAAATGGGCACCTCTCTTTAAGTGTTCTCCAGTTGTTGCTTTATCTACTGCTCGTTGTAGTCATTCTACAGTTCATGCTCCATCATCACCAGTTATTCAATCGGATTCTAATTCAACTGTGCTTCATATTCCTGAAGAAAAATTTGAAGGGGTAGAGAAAACCCTAGAAAAG GTGATTTATAGCTGTCGGTTTTTCGCGATTCTTGCAGTTTGGGGTTCCTTGATTggatcttttctttgttttataaaG GGTTGTTCATGTGTGATTGCATCATTCCAAGGGTACTTTGCAAGCCGAGCTAACGTTATTGTGCATCTTGTCGAAGCTATAG ATATATACCTGTTAGGAACAGTGATGTTAGTCTTCGGTATGGGTCTCTATGAGCTCTTCATCAGCAATCTTGACAAAGGAAAATCAATGTCAGGGGAGACAACTCCATATAGATCAAATCTCTTCGGCATGTTCACTCTAAAG GAACGACCGAGATGGTTGGAAATAACTACTGTGAGCGGGCTAAAAACCAAAATCGGTCATGTTATCGTGATGCTTCTTCTCATAGGTTTGTTTGACAAGAGCAAGAAGGCTGTTATACATTCACCATTTGATCTACTTTGCTTTGCAGCTTCTGTGCTTCTTTGCTCTTGCTGCCTCTATCTGCTTTCAAGACTCACTGATGAGAACTAA
- the LOC101246462 gene encoding protein MODIFYING WALL LIGNIN-2 encodes MGNHQFIYPIFISFITTLGLVSISLCIAAEFKKTKKEDLRFDGKLCYLPKSVAFELGIGALICLIIGQVIGNLLICRNVFSKDHQNNLKTNKKPTIIGLICVISWMSFVMATILIGTSISMSKTQPLGEGWLDGECYIVNNGVYIISAILVFITLSTTLGPLIFKIRKKDQAQTS; translated from the exons atgggaaatcatcaattcatttatccaatttttatctcttttatcACTACCCTTGGCCTTGTTTCCATCTCTCTATGCATAGCTGCTGAATTCAAGAAAACAAAG AAGGAAGATCTGAGGTTTGATGGGAAATTGTGTTACTTGCCAAAAAGTGTAGCTTTTGAATTGGGAATTGGAgctttaatttgtttaattatagGTCAAGTGATTGGGAATTTGTTGATATGTAGAAATGTCTTCTCAAAGGATCATCAAAACAATTTAAAGACTAACAAGAAGCCTACCATTATTGGCCTCATTTGTGTTATCTCATG gaTGAGCTTTGTGATGGCAACAATTTTGATAGGAACTAGCATAAGCATGAGCAAAACCCAACCACTTGGTGAAGGGTGGCTGGATGGTGAATGTTACATAGTCAATAATGGTGTCTATATTATTTCAGCAATTTTGGTATTTATAACTTTGAGCACAACACTTGGTCCCCTCATCttcaaaataagaaagaagGACCAAGCACAAACAAGTTGa